A genome region from Triticum aestivum cultivar Chinese Spring chromosome 2B, IWGSC CS RefSeq v2.1, whole genome shotgun sequence includes the following:
- the LOC123046190 gene encoding eukaryotic translation initiation factor 4G-like, which translates to MYRNQFRPDRFNDNTNAARRTGRGCIGGTHHWVVSGGRGSAAPGTRLRSPPNRSGRPGTVQQYRPRSPASVVPQGNATNYTPVVSAADEHAEPVNPGSLESQKSSNAPDQSDVVNLESAEGARAEDSSVLTIHSEGYSASAFTLQFGTLSPGVITKQCIPCSTSAPPDLNEKKHEKCQAHRGLLSDEPNVVSMPSAGEQQKQETKDNLIICSQTDSIDTYDSVPAMVSSNSCVLADPELPHTPGLYYVAPAEKVSTDSCKVFPRNPSFPTHQQWQKQDTRKDASQSDTMHKYPASNPKMTVQIPPPYTPSMAPPSFMLPVNGRPLPAAFQQKQPQVPVEFRGQGVPMGNVPHVPPFFVHGAQARALQPPAFVHQGQGLGCAPPACPHLPQLGNMRITQELPQQQARSCDEQKRPVRITHPDTHEELMLDRRGHSYIDAASGAMPLHHMNQLAQPVTSFPPLHEVYYRPNMYNTGHIYLPTTNAVPASNRQMCPRMQTPRHSLDPNINNQAVTSISPPMQNPWLGASSRLPTNLRSASEVSSSKGLLPSDVSFPGQGALKPPTIFLAENNELSSQISTPTCAAETPTLLRYSVESALSSQQRVHKLGLEISPQPEKLVSEANLKLPAATSGLSCSTSPQSVLTQQAQTGSALVDRVTSIAGPQNISAYKLTSVCVASGTSSVEAKLESSAVPSATSSSGAKGQLYHIVPQSEIFLDTESKNSKYDGNSILGKPPLMYTQETLPPKSPTTSIFTESLKARVNHVPLPETSEANCSAPLQMQDMMREEHTVNAEVTCSKSKAEQVDMTMHMPGASSGSGNGTDVSKLVNVPTCAESGDLHLSLHIGNVSPSDKNNGSSSDVQIGSCSLNDSIQDNENIPMTMAIASNSSSAHKEIERGSIDSVVSNQCSVAAASMVKTKKPVLEAAKPKNTHGRRKKRKEILPKSSDSAEEVVQSSSTVDKEICALDAEMGSSAGSNDNQNKNDIFDWEGDMEISRDNYGYGQKRYSRDFLLTFAQSCVNLPEGFKIGSDIHDAIINVGSEHNPNRERTKDRVSTISQANRHMGSNKLNDNNWRKLHPPFSGRDPLSGRGSSRNGSQNQLPNQYNGEILSRAMKEVACQRSMSRGSVDQRWQHRTNQAMSSPSQVSMPVMHKAEKKYEIGKVSDEEEVKQRQLKAILNKLTPQNFEKLFEQVKALNIDNIITLSGVISQIFDKALMEPTFCEMYASFCFSLAGELPNFVKDDEKITFKRLLLNKCQEEFERGEREQAEAEKAEEEGGMKQSENEREEKRLRARRRMLGNIRLIGELYKKKMLTERIMHECIKKLLGEYQHPDEEDLEALCKLMSTIGEMIDHIRAKVHMDFYFDIIHKLSANSKLSSRIRFMLEDVIDLRNNKWRQRRKVEGPKKIEEVRRDAVKQKMSQSTRVGSSPNYNSSASSISSSARPGPPPDYGVRGSSASRGSSQVRVYGSQNVNLDTRYQTSNRAMSVPLHQRRSDKSIRLSPQGDLGREMSICGKPPASNDILPEVPLNSHHGQTLKSSRQSSFTGSTSNQTNYQATAGAPKIQSWGTADHALPILVTTASPVGQMHTPSTAMNDICYEAIILPEEILQEKAILTIKEFYSAKDEKEVGLCMKELNAPSFYPSLVSLWINDSFERKDLERELLAKLLVNLCKSQGSLLSQTVLLQGFQNVLSTLEDAVTDAPKATEFLGRIFAKVILEDVLSLTEIGVLLQDGGEEPASDQRLASEVLGSMLESIRVERGDSAVDEIRAKSNPHPENLRQPGLCA; encoded by the exons ATGTACAGGAACCAGTTTAGGCCGGATCGCTTCAACGACAACACAAACGCTGCCCGAAGGACCGGCCGTGGCTGCATTGGTGGCACGCACCATTGGGTGGTGTCCGGTGGCCGCGGCAGCGCGGCTCCGGGCACGCGGCTACGTTCACCGCCCAACCGGAG CGGAAGGCCTGGGACCGTGCAGCAGTACCGTCCGAGGTCTCCAGCAAGCGTGGTGCCCCAAGGGAATGCAACTAACTACACTCCCGTTGTGAGTGCTGCTGATGAGCACGCGGAACCAGTGAATCCAG GGTCATTGGAGAGTCAGAAATCTTCCAATGCGCCTGATCAAAGTGACGTTGTGAACTTAGAGTCTGCTGAAGGAGCCAGAGCAGAGGATTCTTCGGTGCTAACAATACACTCAGAAG GGTATTCAGCAAGTGCATTTACTCTTCAGTTTGGAACTTTAAGCCCAGGAGTCATCACCAAACAA TGTATTCCCTGCTCAACCTCGGCTCCTCCAGACCTGAATGAGAAGAAACATGAAAAG TGTCAGGCACACCGTGGACTATTATCTGACGAGCCTAATGTCGTGTCCATGCCATCTGCCGGAGAGCagcaaaagcaagaaacaaaagatAACTTGATTATCTGTAGTCAAACTGATTCGATCGACACGTATGATAGTGTGCCTGCTATGGTTTCATCTAATTCCTGTGTACTAGCTGATCCTGAATTGCCTCATACACCAGGGCTGTATTATGTTGCTCCAGCCGAAAAA GTTTCTACGGATTCATGCAAGGTGTTCCCTCGAAATCCGTCTTTCCCAACGCATCAGCAGTGGCAAAAACAAGACACAAGGAAAGACGCTAGCCAATCTGATACTATGCACAAATATCCTGCTTCGAATCCCAAGATGACGGTGCAGATTCCACCCCCGTATACTCCCAGCATGGCACCACCATCGTTTATGCTTCCAGTAAATGGAAGGCCGCTGCCTGCGGCTTTTCAGCAGAAACAACCTCAAGTGCCTGTTGAATTCAGGGGCCAGGGTGTGCCGATGGGTAATGTGCCTCATGTACCACCATTTTTTGTTCATGGCGCTCAGGCTCGCGCATTGCAACCGCCAGCCTTCGTTCACCAAGGACAGGGTCTGGGATGTGCACCTCCAGCTTGTCCTCACCTTCCTCAACTGGGCAACATGAGGATTACGCAAGAGTTACCGCAGCAGCAAGCGAGAAGTTGTGATGAACAAAAGAGACCTGTCAGGATTACCCACCCAGACACACACGAAGAACTCATGCTGGATAGACGTGGTCATTCCTATATAGATGCTGCTTCTGGAGCGATGCCTCTGCATCATATGAACCAGCTAGCTCAGCCTGTCACGTCATTTCCGCCCCTTCATGAGGTGTATTACCGGCCGAACATGTACAATACAGGACATATCTATCTTCCTACCACCAATGCTGTGCCTGCTTCAAACAGGCAAATGTGCCCCAGAATGCAGACCCCAAGGCATAGCTTAGACCCCAATATTAACAACCAGGCAGTTACTTCTATCAGTCCTCCTATGCAAAACCCATGGCTTGGTGCTAGTTCTAGGCTACCCACCAATTTACGTTCTGCTTCAGAAGTCTCCAGTTCGAAAGGCTTGCTGCCATCTGACGTATCTTTTCCAGGTCAAGGTGCACTAAAGCCACCCACTATCTTCCTTGCTGAAAATAATGAGTTATCATCTCAGATAAGCACACCTACCTGCGCAGCAGAAACTCCCACGTTGTTACGGTATTCTGTTGAATCTGCTTTGTCAAGTCAGCAGAGAGTCCACAAGCTTGGGCTGGAAATTTCTCCTCAGCCTGAAAAGTTGGTTTCAGAAGCAAATCTCAAACTTCCAGCTGCAACATCTGGTCTAAGTTGCAGTACTAGTCCTCAGTCAGTTTTAACCCAGCAAGCACAGACTGGTTCAGCTTTAGTAGATCGTGTTACATCAATTGCCGGACCTCAAAATATCTCGGCCTACAAATTAACCTCGGTGTGTGTAGCAAGTGGTACCTCTTCTGTTGAAGCAAAATTGGAATCATCAGCAGTACCATCAGCAACTTCATCATCTGGTGCAAAGGGCCAGCTATATCATATTGTGCCACAATCTGAAATATTTCTGGATACTGAGAGTAAGAATTCCAAATACGATGGCAATAGCATTTTAGGGAAGCCACCGCTGATGTATACACAGGAAACTCTGCCACCAAAGTCTCCAACAACTAGTATATTTACTGAAAGTCTTAAGGCCAGAGTTAATCATGTTCCTTTGCCAGAAACTTCTGAAGCAAATTGTTCAGCTCCTTtgcaaatgcaagatatgatgagAGAAGAACACACGGTAAATGCTGAGGTGACATGCTCCAAGTCTAAGGCAGAACAAGTTGACATGACCATGCATATGCCAGGTGCTTCTTCTGGATCGGGCAATGGTACTGATGTTAGTAAATTGGTGAATGTTCCTACATGTGCTGAATCGGGCGATTTGCATCTCTCATTACACATTGGCAATGTTTCACCATCAGATAAAAACAATGGATCTTCATCAGATGTTCAAATTGGATCATGTTCTCTGAATGATAGTATACAAGACAATGAGAATATTCCCATGACTATGGCTATTGCATCCAATTCAAGTAGCGCTCACAAAGAGATTGAACGTGGAAGTATTGATTCAGTGGTGTCGAATCAATGCTCTGTTGCTGCTGCTTCAATGGTGAAAACAAAGAAACCTGTCTTGGAAGCAGCCAAACCCAAAAATACGcatggaagaagaaaaaagagaaaggaaatactCCCCAAGTCTTCTGATAGTGCAGAAGAGGTTGTTCAGAGTTCTTCGACAGTTGATAAGGAGATTTGTGCACTAGATGCTGAAATGGGCAGTTCGGCAGGTAGTAATGATAACCAGAACAAAAATGATATTTTTGATTGGGAAGGTGATATGGAAATCTCTAGAGATAATTATGGTTATGGCCAGAAAAGATACTCTAGAGATTTTCTGTTAACATTTGCTCAGAGCTGCGTTAATCTGCCTGAAGGTTTTAAGATTGGGTCTGATATTCATGATGCAATAATAAACGTTGGTAGTGAACATAATCCAAACCGGGAAAGGACAAAAGATCGAGTTTCAACTATTTCTCAAGCTAACCGTCATATGGGCAGCAACAAGCTTAATGACAATAACTGGAGAAAATTGCATCCTCCTTTTTCTGGACGCGATCCACTTTCTGGGCGTGGATCTTCAAGAAATGGCTCACAAAACCAGTTGCCCAACCAGTATAATGGTGAGATCCTCTCCAGAGCTATGAAAGAAGTAGCATGTCAGCGCAGCATGTCACGTGGTTCTGTTGATCAGAGGTGGCAACATAGAACTAATCAGGCTATGTCATCTCCATCTCAGGTATCTATGCCAGTTATGCACAAAGCTGAGAAAAAATATGAAATTGGTAAGGTATCTGATGAGGAAGAGGTAAAGCAAAGGCAGTTGAAAGCAATTCTCAATAAGTTGACCCcacaaaattttgaaaaacttttcgAGCAGGTCAAAGCTTTGAATATTGATAACATTATTACACTTAGCGGTGTCATTTCTCAGATATTTGACAAGGCCTTGATGGAACCCACTTTCTGTGAGAtgtatgctagtttttgtttttcatTAGCTGGTGAACTGCCAAATTTTGTGAAGGATGATGAGAAAATCACCTTTAAGAGACTTCTTTTAAATAAATGCCAAGAAGAATTTGAAAGAGGGGAGCGAGAGCAAGCTGAAGCTGAGAAGGCTGAAGAAGAGGGTGGAATGAAACAATCTGAAAATGAGAGGGAAGAGAAACGACTCCGAGCACGGAGGCGCATGCTAGGGAACATCCGTTTAATTGGggaactttacaaaaaaaagatgTTGACTGAGAGAATAATGCATGAATGCATAAAAAAGCTACTGGGTGAGTACCAACACCCAGATGAGGAAGATCTAGAGGCATTATGCAAATTGATGAGCACGATAGGGGAGATGATTGACCATATCAGGGCAAAGGTGCATATGGATTTTTATTTTGACATTATACATAAGCTATCTGCAAATTCGAAGTTATCATCCCGTATAAGATTTATGCTGGAAGATGTGATTGATCTTAGAAACAACAAGTGGAGGCAGAGAAGGAAAGTTGAAGGGCCAAAGAAGATTGAGGAGGTTCGAAGGGATGCTGTGAAACAGAAAATGAGCCAATCAACTAGGGTAGGTTCTTCCCCTAACTATAACTCATCTGCTAGCTCCATTAGCTCATCAGCAAGACCAGGGCCTCCACCAGATTATGGTGTTCGAGGATCTTCTGCTTCTCGTGGATCCTCTCAGGTTCGTGTATATGGATCCCAGAATGTTAATCTGGATACAAGATACCAGACTTCAAACAGAGCCATGTCAGTCCCACTTCATCAAAGGCGATCTGATAAATCCATTCGACTTAGTCCTCAAGGTGACTTGGGAAGAGAAATGTCAATTTGTGGGAAGCCACCAGCTTCAAATGACATTTTGCCAGAGGTTCCTTTGAATAGTCATCATGGTCAAACATTAAAAAGCTCGAGACAAAGTTCATTTACGGGATCAACAAGTAACCAAACAAATTATCAAGCCACTGCCGGTGCTCCTAAAATTCAGTCCTGGGGAACTGCAGATCATGCTTTGCCTATACTAGTGACCACTGCCAGCCCTGTCGGGCAAATGCATACACCCTCCACTGCCATGAATGATATTTGTTATGAAGCAATAATATTACCGGAAGAGATTCTTCAAGAAAAAGCAATATTAACTATAAAAGAGTTCTACAG TGCCAAGGACGAGAAGGAGGTGGGCCTGTGCATGAAGGAACTGAACGCCCCCAGCTTTTACCCTTCACTTGTATCGCTCTGGATCAACGACTCGTTTGAAAGGAAAGACCTTGAGAGGGAGCTCCTGGCCAAACTTTTGGTGAACTTGTGCAAGTCCCAGGGGAGCTTGCTGAGCCAGACAGTGCTACTCCAGGG GTTCCAGAATGTTCTTTCAACCTTGGAAGATGCGGTGACCGATGCTCCGAAGGCGACTGAGTTCCTGGGCCGGATATTCGCCAAGGTCATACTGGAGGACGTGTTGTCGCTGACGGAGATCGGGGTGCTGCTGCAGGACGGTGGGGAGGAGCCGGCGTCGGACCAAAGGCTTGCATCCGAGGTTCTAGGGAGCATGCTGGAGTCGATAAGGGTGGAGAGGGGCGACTCCGCCGTGGACGAGATCCGTGCCAAGTCCAACCCACACCCGGAGAACCTCAGGCAGCCTGGCCTGTGCGCCTGA